The proteins below are encoded in one region of Rhododendron vialii isolate Sample 1 chromosome 7a, ASM3025357v1:
- the LOC131332687 gene encoding uncharacterized protein LOC131332687 — translation MAFYGYEEEEVWKCLKHPSRQRPRNGICPVCLHDRLITLCPDCANVRPCACCPANTTTPSSSSSSVSDGGPGESGPLSSLIDDDGEPNNFRRSRSVAVPFFRSRLAGDRESGGKFPPAAGTRSNSSIWSVFRTHKSKKGQENNKRGQEEVDDYEQRVVMRSRSVGVAAKGEVAGRVKKGNDCTGNISIEDLDVDILIS, via the exons ATGGCGTTCTACGGGTacgaagaggaggaggtgtgGAAGTGTCTAAAACACCCTTCCAGGCAGCGGCCCCGCAACGGGATCTGCCCCGTCTGCCTGCACGACCGCCTCATCACCCTCTGCCCCGACTGCGCCAACGTGCGCCCCTGCGCCTGCTGCCCGGCCAACACCACGACGCCGTCCTCGTCGTCCTCTTCGGTGTCGGACGGAGGGCCCGGCGAATCCGGGCCCTTGTCGAGCCTCATCGACGACGACGGCGAGCCTAACAATTTCCGGCGATCGCGATCTGTCGCGGTTCCGTTCTTCCGTTCGAGGCTCGCCGGGGACAGAGAATCCGGCGGGAAATTTCCTCCGGCGGCGGGGACTCGGAGCAACTCGTCGATTTGGTCGGTGTTCAGGACGCACAAGAGTAAAAAAGgccaagaaaataataaaagaggccaagaagAAGTGGATGATTACGAGCAGCGAGTGGTAATGAGGTCGAGATCGGTGGGCGTGGCGGCGAAG GGAGAAGTCGCTGGGAGAGTTAAAAAGGGGAATGATTGTACAGGAAATATATCTATTGAGGATCTGGATGTTGACATACTAATATCTTGA